GTCGATGGCGTCCTGCGCGAAGTGATGCGTCCCCCCAAGAGAATCCAGTCCGGAATCGTCAGCCGGCTCAAGGTGATGGCGGACATCAACATCGCGGAACGGCGAGTTCCTCAGGACGGGCGGATCACCACGAACATCGACGGACGTCACGTCGATCTCCGGGTGGCGACCCTGCCAACCGTCCACGGCGAGAAGGTGGTCATGCGGGTGCTCGACAAGTCGATCGCGGTCCTGCAGCTTGCCGACCTCGGGTTCCTTCCTGAGAACATGTTGCGTTACGAGGAGTCCTACCGCAAGCCGTACGGGACGATCCTCGTCACCGGTCCTACCGGATCGGGCAAGTCGACCACGCTGTACGCGACCCTGAACATCCTGGCGGAAACCGCCAAGAACGTGATCACGGTCGAGGACCCAGTTGAGTACCAGCTGCCGGGGATCAACCAGGTCCAGGTGAACCCTGCAGCCGGTCTCACGTTTGCCGCTGCGCTGCGCAGCATTCTCCGCTCCGACCCTGACATTCTCTTGGTCGGAGAGATCCGCGACCGCGAGACGGCCGTCATCGCCGTGGAGGCTGCCCTCACCGGGCACCTGGTCCTGTCCACGCTCCACACCAACGACGCCGCGTCAACACCGAGCCGGCTCATCGAGATGGGCGTAGAACCGTTCCTCGTGGGGAACGCGATCGACTGCGTCGTCGCTCAGCGCCTCGCCCGCAAGCTCTGCACCAAGTGCAAGCAGCCGTACACGCCGGAACGCTCGGAGTTGAGCACAGTCGGCTGGGACTTCGAGCGCAACGGGCTTGACACCAAGACGACCCTCTTCAGGCCGGCCGGCTGCGGCGCCTGCGGCGGAAGCGGCTACTACGGCCGTTTCGCCATTCACGAGGTCATGCAGGTGACCGAAGAGATCGAGCGGCTGATAGTCGAGCGCGGACACACCGACGAGTTACGCAAGCTCGCTACGTCGCAGGGGATGCTTCCGCTACGCCAATCCGGGCTGGCGGCCGTAGCTGCGGGGATGACCTCGGTCGAGGAAGTCCTCCGAGTCGTCGCTTAGAACCGCTCTTTTCGTTCCGCTGTACTTAGCGGACGCGGAACTTGTACCACTTGCCCCGCGACTTCGCAGGCAGGGCAGGTTCTTGCTCACCGAATTCCTTGGGCTCCCGAACTGCGGTTCGGCGGTCGCGCAGCCTTAGCTCGATCATCCGCTCGCGCTTTGCTACGGAAAGCATGCCGACCCTCGACATCCAGTGAAGGCGTCGCAGTTCGGCGTCTTCCTCCTTGGTCATCCCCTGATGGAGCGACGCAGTCTCGTCGACCTGCAACGAGGTCCGGATTTCGTCCACATTGATCCTTTCGGCACCAGATGTGACCGCCCTGAGTGGCGCTACCCGTTGAACATCGGATTGGTGACGAAACAAGAAACCTCGCTCCGCTACTACTTCTTGGCGGAGCCGCCCTGCCCTGAGGCGGCCGGCGACGGAGAGGTAGCGGGGGAAGCGGACTGCGCGGATTTTGCGGTCC
This window of the Acidimicrobiales bacterium genome carries:
- a CDS encoding ATPase, T2SS/T4P/T4SS family: MTSAVLVSRTGKPIRPADDEQLGLLLVQAGLLDEQALERALAAGAERELNLAKVLLEDGLVQESELVSTLASHLGLDYVDLSDYPVDAAAARLISTAMAKRYLALPIEWYEGRLVVAMVDPSNVFALDDIRTVTEADIRLAVATETSVLQAIARYHRVDDDAESISEEAASSFEAEMDLSVVRQVTEESPIVRLVNMIITQAIADRASDIHIEPAEDDVRIRYRVDGVLREVMRPPKRIQSGIVSRLKVMADINIAERRVPQDGRITTNIDGRHVDLRVATLPTVHGEKVVMRVLDKSIAVLQLADLGFLPENMLRYEESYRKPYGTILVTGPTGSGKSTTLYATLNILAETAKNVITVEDPVEYQLPGINQVQVNPAAGLTFAAALRSILRSDPDILLVGEIRDRETAVIAVEAALTGHLVLSTLHTNDAASTPSRLIEMGVEPFLVGNAIDCVVAQRLARKLCTKCKQPYTPERSELSTVGWDFERNGLDTKTTLFRPAGCGACGGSGYYGRFAIHEVMQVTEEIERLIVERGHTDELRKLATSQGMLPLRQSGLAAVAAGMTSVEEVLRVVA